One window from the genome of Pyruvatibacter sp. encodes:
- a CDS encoding peptidase, with product MKPIHVFSAGTHTAMDGSARSYGEAELAAAAAAYDPKVHEAPLVIGHPKTNAPAYGWIKGMTFADGKLVAEPDRLNPEFAELVKQGAYKKVSASFFLPEAKNNPNPGKLTLRHVGFLGAHLPSLKGLDPIEFGEVSEGDVVEFAAAVDGQASAWRTVGWLFRKLREQIIARDGLEAADETVPDYSLTEFEQLASSMHAGSAEIDPAYAAPPTTHLTQETQMSDQDTAALDARKAEADAKEAELKAKEAELEKKSADFAEAETKRRRKDNEALLDGLIEAGKFAPGAKAQTLDFMDQLDPAGTVEFGEGDDAETKTPLTFFRDLLGTSGQIIEFGEVSADDSSTDGAVNFAAPDGYDVDRALLDIHKKALAYQAKNADTTYAAAVRAVGGR from the coding sequence TTGAAGCCCATCCACGTATTCAGCGCAGGCACGCACACGGCCATGGACGGCAGCGCCCGCTCCTATGGTGAGGCGGAACTTGCGGCTGCGGCTGCGGCCTACGACCCCAAGGTTCATGAAGCGCCGCTCGTCATCGGCCATCCCAAGACCAACGCGCCGGCCTATGGCTGGATCAAGGGCATGACGTTTGCCGACGGCAAGCTGGTCGCGGAACCCGACAGACTGAACCCTGAGTTCGCCGAGCTGGTGAAGCAGGGGGCCTACAAGAAGGTCTCTGCGTCGTTCTTCCTGCCCGAAGCCAAGAACAACCCGAACCCCGGCAAGCTCACTTTGCGGCATGTCGGTTTTCTCGGAGCGCATCTGCCCAGCCTCAAGGGGCTTGATCCCATCGAGTTCGGCGAAGTCAGCGAAGGCGACGTGGTTGAGTTCGCGGCCGCCGTTGATGGACAGGCGTCTGCCTGGCGCACCGTCGGCTGGCTGTTCCGCAAGCTGCGCGAACAGATCATTGCGAGAGACGGTCTGGAAGCTGCTGACGAAACCGTCCCGGACTATTCGCTGACCGAGTTCGAGCAGCTCGCGTCCTCGATGCACGCAGGCAGCGCCGAGATTGATCCGGCCTATGCCGCCCCACCCACGACCCACCTCACTCAGGAGACACAGATGTCCGATCAGGATACTGCCGCACTCGATGCCCGCAAGGCCGAAGCCGATGCCAAGGAGGCAGAGCTCAAGGCCAAGGAAGCCGAGCTTGAAAAGAAGTCGGCCGACTTCGCCGAAGCCGAAACCAAGCGCCGCCGCAAGGACAATGAGGCGCTGCTTGATGGACTGATCGAGGCCGGCAAGTTTGCGCCTGGCGCAAAAGCCCAGACGCTGGACTTCATGGACCAGCTGGACCCGGCCGGGACGGTTGAGTTCGGCGAAGGCGACGACGCTGAAACCAAAACGCCGCTCACCTTCTTCCGCGATCTGCTGGGCACGTCCGGACAGATCATCGAGTTCGGCGAGGTCAGTGCGGACGACAGCAGCACGGACGGCGCGGTGAACTTCGCAGCGCCTGACGGGTACGACGTCGATCGCGCGCTGCTGGATATTCACAAGAAGGCACTCGCCTACCAGGCGAAGAATGCCGACACGACATACGCCGCTGCGGTTCGCGCCGTCGGCGGACGCTAG